The following nucleotide sequence is from Salvelinus namaycush isolate Seneca chromosome 23, SaNama_1.0, whole genome shotgun sequence.
tattgaagtaacatctcaagacatcagtcaggaagttaaagcttggtcgcaaatgggtcttccaaatgggcaatgacctcaagcatacttccaaagttgtggcaaaacagcttaaggacaacaaagtcaaggtattggagtggacatcacaaagccctgacctcaatcctgtagaaaatttgtgagcagaactgaaaaagcatgtgcgagcaatgaggcctacaaacctgactcagtaacaccagctctgtcaggaggaatgggacaaaattcacccaacttattgtgggaagcttgtggaaggctacccgaaacgtttgacccaagttaaacaaattaaaggcaatgctactaaatactaattgagtgtatgtaaacttctgacccactgggaatgtgatggaagaaataaaagctgaaataaatcactctactattattctgacatttcacattcttaaaataaagtggtgatcctaactgacctaagacagggaatttttactaggattaaaagtcaggaattgtgaaaaactgagtttaaatgtatttggctaaggtgtatgtaaacttccgacttcaactgtatttatgtatatatatatatatatataaacgtgAGAGgactttttttgctgagtatgtgtattatatatacacatacacacatactcaacaaaataatgtcctctcactgtcaactgcgtttattttcagcaaacttaacgtgtaaatatttgtatgaacataagattcaacaactgagtcataaactgaacaagttccacagacatgtgactaacagaaattaaataatgtgtccctgaacaagacgggttcaaaatcaaaagtaacagtcaatgcagctggtggccacagcagatactaagtactgcagagcatctcctcctcatggactgcaccagatttgtgagatgtgagatgttaccccactcttctaccatggcacctgcaagttcctggacatttctgggggaatggccctagccctcaccctccgatccaacaggtcccagatgtgctcaatgggattgagagccgggctcttcgctggccatggcagaacactgacattcctgtctggcaggaaatcacgcacagaacgagcagtatggctggtggcattgtcgtgctggaggatcatgtcaggatgagcctgcaggaagggtaccacatgagggaggaagatgtcttccctgtagcgcacagcgttgagattgcctgcaatgacaacaagctcagtccgatgatgctgtgacacaccgttccagaccatgacggaccctccacctccaaatcaatcctgctccagagtacaggcctcggtgtaacgctcatgccttcgacgataaacgcgaatccgaccatcacccctggtgagacaaaacggcgactcgtcagtgaagagcactttttgccagtcttgtctggtccagcgacggtgggtttgtccCCATAGGCgaagttgttgccggtgatgtctggtgaggacctgccttacaacaggcctacaagcccgcagtccagcctctctccgcctattgcggacagtctgagcactgatggagggattctgcgttcctggtgtaactcgggcagttgttgttgccatcctgtacctgtcccgcaggtgtgatgtttggatgtaccgatcctgtgcaggtgttgttacacgtggtctgtcactgcgaggacgatcagctgtccgtcctgtctccctgtagcgctgccttaggcatctcacagtatggacattgcaatttaatgcctccttgcagcatgcgtaaagcacgttcacgcagatgagcagaaaccctgggcatctttctttcttttgtgtttttcagagtcagtagaaaggcctctttagtgtcctaagttttcataactgtgaccttaattgcctaccgtctgtaagctgttagtgttttaacgaccgttccacaggtgcatgttcattaattgtttatggttcattgaacaagcatgggaaacagtgtttaaaccctttacaatgacggtctgtgaagttatttggatttttacgaattatctttgaaagacagggtcctgaaaaagggacgtttctttttttgcttagtttatacatttatttattacacacacacacacacaaaaccagtcaaaagtttagacacctactcattcaaggggttttctttatttttactattttctacattgtagaataatagagaagacatcacaactttttgaaataacacatggattcatgtagtaaccaaaaaaaagcataaaaacaaatcaaaacatatttttgatTATTCAAGggggccaccctttgcctttgacagctttgcacattcttggccttctatcaaccagcttcatgaggtagtcacctggaatgcatttcaattaacagatgtgccatgttaaaagttaatttgtggaatttccttccttcttaatgcgtttgagccaatcagttgtgttgtaacaaggtaggggtggtatacagaggaTAGccgtatttggtaaaagaccaagtccatattatggcaagaaaagctcaaataagcaaagagaaacaacagtccctCATtactaagacatgaaggtcagtcaatctggaaaaatTAGAAAACTGAaatcttcaagtgcagtcgcaaatacCATCAAGGGATatgttgaaactggctctcatgaggaccgccacaggaaaggaagacccagagtttcctctacggcagaggataagttcattagagttaactgcacctcagattgcagcccaaataaatgcttcacagagttcaagtaacagacacatcaacagttcagacgagactgcgtgaatcaggccttcatggtgaaattgctgcaaagaaaccactactaaaggacaccaataagaagaagagacttgcttgggccaagaaacacaagcaatggacattagaccggtggaaatctgtcctttggtctgatgagtccaaattttggTTCCAatctccgtgtctttgtgagacgcagagtaggtgaacggatgatctctgcatgtgtggttcccaccgtgaagcatggaggtggtgtgatggtgagggtgtgctttgctggtgacactgtctgattaatttagaattcaaaggcacacttaatcagcatggctaccacagcattctgcatcgatatgccattccatctggtttgcgcttagtgggactatcatttgtttttcaacaggacaatgacccaacacacctccagtctgtgtaagggctatttgaccaagaaggagagtgatggagtgctgcatcagatgacctggcctccacaatcacacgacctcaacccaattgggaaggtttgggatgagttgaaccacagagtgaaggaaaagcagccaacacgtgctcagcatatgagggaactccttcaagactgttggaaaagcattcctcatgaagctggttgagagaatgccaagagtgtgcaaagctgtcatcaaggcaaagggtggctactttgaagaatctaaaatatattttgatttgtttaacacttttgactacattattccatatgtgtatttcatagttttgatgtcttcactattattctacaatgtagaaaaaggtacaaaatgaatgagtaggtgtgtcaaagtTTGACTGGTAATGTCtatatatacacagtgccttcggaaagtattcagaccccttgactttttccacatttacgttccagccttattctacaatggaggaaacctggaaccattccgacggtgaagcatggtggtggcagcatcatgctgtggggatgttttccagcggcagggactgggagtctagtcaggatcgagggaaagatgaacggagcaaagtacagagagatccttgatgaaaacccgcTCCAGAGCATTcacaacctcagactggggcgaaggtttaccttccaacaagacaacgaccctaagcacacaaccaagacaatgcaggagtggcttcgggataagtctgaatgtccttgagtggcccagccagagcccggacttgaacctgatcgagcatttctggagagacctgaaaatagctgtgcagcaacgctccccatccaaactgacagagcttgagaggatctgcagagaagaatgggaaaagccactcctacgttgtcttgtctgtgtgcttagggtcgttgtcctgttggaaggtgaaccttcgaaccagtctgagatcctgagcatgttttcatcaaggatctctctgtactttgctcccttcatctttccctcgatcctgactagactcccagtccctgccgctggaaaacatccccacagcatgatgctgccaccaccatgcttcactgtcggaatggttccaggtttcctccagacgtgaagcttggcattcatgccagagagttcaatcttggattcatcagaccagagaatattgtttctcatggtcagagtcctttagggaccttttggccaactccaagcaggctgtcatgtgtcttttactgaggagtggcttctgtctggccactaccataaaggcctgattggtggtgctgcagagatggttgttcttctgttaggttctcccatctccacagaataaCTCCAGAGCTcaatcagagtgaccatcgggttcttggtcacttccttgaccaaggcccttctcccccgattgctcagtttggccagggaGCCatctcttggaagagtcttggtggttccaaacttcttacatttaagaatgatggaggccattgtgttctgggGGACCttcacccttccccagatctgtgccttgacacaatgctgtctcggagctctatgaacaattccttcgacctcatggcttggttattgctctgacatgcactgtcaactgtgggaccttgtatagacaggtgtgtgcctttccaaatcatgtacaatctattgaatttaccacaggtggacttccatcaagctgtagaaacatcgcaagcatgatcaatggaaacaggatgcacctgagctcaatttcgagtctcatagcaaagggtctgaatacttatgtaaataaggtatgtttttttaatttgtaatacattttcaaacatttctaaaaacgtgttcGCTTTGTGATTTaatgggttttgtgtgtagattgatgaggaaaaacattgatttcatcaattttagaataaggctgtaatgtaacaaaatgtgggaaaagtaaaggtgtctgaactttctgaatgcactgtatataggctacattataaactgggtggtttgaaccctgaatgctgattggctgacagccgtggtatatcagaccgtataccacgggtatgacaaaacatttgtttttcctGCTCTAATTaaattggtaaccagtttataatagcaataaggcacctcgggggtttgtggtatatgaacAATATTAcagggctaagggctgtgtccaggcactccgctttgcGTTGTCCCTAAGAACAGTcctcagccgtggtatattggccatataccacaccacctcaggccttattgcttaattatacagtatataggcaaCATGATATAGGGCCTACTTATTCTCGATACATAAAAACTGATTTTTATTTTGAATGAATTCTAACCCTTTGTCTAATTTGTGATTGGATAAGCAGTTGTTCTTGTTGCTGGTCAAACTGGTCTTGAATCACTACAGTTATCTTAGTGTGGACAGCCCAGCTCTTGTCCATCATGAATGGCCACCATCTCTGAACTAGGAGAAGGAGGTCAAGTTGGTTGAGTTCTTGGAAAATATATAGGCCTACATCATGAGAAATATGCCCCTCAGATCAAGATTGAAACGGCAAGGAATCCCTTTACTGAGTCAgcctatgtactgtaatgttacACTTAAGGTAGGAATAATGGGCCCAAAATAGTCAAAAAATTAAGACCAGAACTCATCCATGTCAATACCATAACATGCACACTCAATTGTTCCAAAACCTTTATTAGTTCACAGCGTTTCAATCCTCCAACGATCTAATATGCTAATAAAGCTATTACTAATGAAGGTAATAATGTGCCTATCCTCTCTAACTCTAGATGCAGTTCTAACCTCCCCTGACACGTAAACACTCTTACACTCACATATTTCCAACCCAGAGTTGTCTTGCAGTTCTCACAGTAGATATCTGCCACAGCATGCAGGCCCGTGAGCAACACCCTCTCTTCCGCCGGCCCGCACCCCACGTTCAccctgagagcgagagagaaagcaagCTCATAAGCTGTTCGATTCGTAAAGGTTGCCTGTCTATACTGAGTCATaacacacccactcacacactAGATATGACCCAAAAGGCACTTCATACTAAGCTAGATAGGGACCATGCTCATACAGTAGAAATTAGCATCTTCATTGTGATTGTGCTCGCGGGCTGAAGACTGGATCATGGCTGTACTGTAActacatgcagacacacatactcacactgaGTTGAACAGATAAGCTCTGCCTTGGCTCCCCTGGaaagactacaggaaaagaagatAAGTAGGTTAAAAAGGAGGAGTATCCTCAGCAGTCAGCATTAAAGCCACAATCTGGAGTTTGTTTCAGCCCCGCCACTTCATTGACATGATCATTGAACAGCAGGAAATATCCCAGATTTTGCCTTTAAATtaagactgactgacagacacatGTGCTTTTGTACAGGTGAGGGTTTACTTTACATAGTGTAGCACATGGAAAAAGTCATATTCAAACACACAAGCTGTAGAAGTAAGATGGCGGTGAAATGAGCGACAGAGGCGCAGTACGCTCATTTTCAGTCTGAAAGTGCAGCATCAGCTGTAATACTAGGTCCAAGTGTGAAGGAGTCTGCCAGCAGCGCTTTAAGACAGCTGCAGCAAGCACTCAATACCTTTCTAGTTATTACAGGGCGATGCACTGAAAGTTCAAATGAATCTATAAAAACGACAGTATTTATACAGGTCATGTTGAGATGGACATGTCTTTCAGGTAAGCCCTGGAGCCCAACAGTAGCGTGTTCTCCCATGCGCTCTCTTGGGAATGACTTGCACATTAGGGCAGAGTTTCCCTTACATACCCGATTCAGCTGATCACCAAACCCTTGCTTAGTAGAATCAGGGTCAAGTTCATTAGGcacaaaacagaagaaaacagagtGTCTACCTGGACTTgtcaaacaagaaacacaaatgTTCTGTTTTAAAACATTTGAAAACGTTTTCAGTTGTATGCCCTAATGAGCACCACCCAGGTGCTGGGCTTCAAAGAGTGACAGCCTTTAAAAAGCAACAAACCTCCTTGAAAACAGCCTATGtagcatcgatatgagtcagaaacagttattctagtgtccaaattgactacaaagtggaAATAGGATGATTTTGGTTATAAAGGAAGTCTCGTGTAAAAGGAGTTTAGAACATCCGTGAGTCACAATGGGTAAATGACGATGTCCTtttgcccactaacatggggtgaacagctgcGGTGATTTCTCTCAATCCAATAGCAgcatagacagtgagacagacctgcccagcagCTCCGACTGCTTACATAAGACAGCAGGATGCGCattttttttacttgagaaatactgcaccaaacaccttagttagatgtaaaattgctcAACTTAAACATCATCTGTAAAAACGTCAAACTTAATTACAGATttattgagttatcttagattcattctgggGATTTTGAAGAAAGTGAAATACGCTTCTGTGTCTAGTGTCTAATGAGGGACAAACATCATTAACCAAAACGTGGAATCGGTcaggaaacacacctccaagactgaaatctagcttttctaatgagcaacagaaaaacataTGTGCCTTTAGGGGTGTTCAGTGGCTCTTTAAAGGAAATGTGGAATAGATTGAGGGAAACACTATTAGAGCAAGCAGCGTTATTAGGGGATGAACGGTTGTGGTCGGTATGTTAAACAGTCAGTGTTCACCTTGGAGATGAGCTCGTCGTGGTTGGCCAGGTGCGCTCTGCAGTGGATGCAGCTGTAGGTTCGGTGGCAGCTGGGCAGGTAGGCCTGGAAGGTTTTGGAGCGTGTCATCCTGACCATCGGGTGGGGCGGGGTGGGGGGGCGGTGCAGGAAAGGGCTGCCGGCCCAGCTAGGCTCGCAGGGGAAGCACCGCAACACACAGGTAAGGGCCGTGGTGGGGGGCGGGGCGGGAGGCACACACCTGGTGAAGCGGAGCAC
It contains:
- the LOC120018303 gene encoding protein yippee-like 2 — encoded protein: MVRMTRSKTFQAYLPSCHRTYSCIHCRAHLANHDELISKSFQGSQGRAYLFNSVVNVGCGPAEERVLLTGLHAVADIYCENCKTTLGWKYEHAFESSQKYKEGKFIIELAHMIKDNGWD